The region CATCGAGCATATAGATCGCATAATCTTCCGCCCCATCGATGAGCAGGTTCAGTTCTGCGGCCAGCATCCTCGTCCCGTCCGCGAGATCGCGAGCGCGTGAGAGAGTACGATGGTGATTCCGCCAAAGCAGAGCCATGGCGGCGAGAAACAGGAACAGGGCAACCCACTGTTCTGCCACGGTCGGCCAACCGTCAACGATTGCGAGCGTCGTAAGGGTAACGAGCGTGACGCCCGCCAACACCACGATATCCGGCCTGAGCGCCACGAGCACCATACCGGCCACGCCGAGAGAGACGAAATAATGAACGCTCTCGTCGATCTGCCGGCCAAGCTGCCATCGTGTGACCACCGCGATGACGGCGATAGCCAGTCCCGCAAGGGACGCGGTCAAAAGCCGGGCATGGATCGAACGGTCAACCAGTGGCGCAATGGCACCCGCTTGCCATGAATGGAGGAATTTCCCGGATCGCGGAGCGGTTTTAATGATGACTCTGCCTCTTCGTCGTCAGAAGGAAGCAGCAAGCGCTGATACCCCTTTCTGTCTCAAGCCTATCAACAGCGCCTCGTGCGATCCATTAAAATTGGCAACCATCTCAACGATGATGTTACTTGCTTTGGAGTTCAGCGCTGGAAACATGTCCAGACCGTCGCATCCACGAGCTTCAAACCGTCGGCGTTCTTTAGGCCGGGCTCTTCGGATTGTCATCATCCGTGCGACTTGCGCGCTGCTACCTGAACCAATGGACCCGCGGGTCCATTGTGAGATGGTGAGCGCCCCAAACGCCCCTCAGTAACTTTCCGGATAGAGCCCACCCAGGCAACCGCATAGCCTCCTCCTCGCTCGAGGGCCGGATCGCTGTTGGCCTGATTCATCGGCCATCCCCCCCCGCCCAATCCGGACCTCGAGCATTCATTTCGCAGGAGGTCCGCCATGAATGATCAGGTTCCAGCGACCACGTCCAAGGCCAATCCGATCAGCCCAATTCTCGATCATCCGGTTGATTGGCTTCGCACGGAGATTGACCGCCTCTTCGAAGATTTTGGCCGCCCCGCCGCCAGTCTGTTCGGTGTCGGCAATCGATCTTCAATCGCGCCAGTTCCGGCTGTTGAACTTGTCGATGAGGACAAGGCCTATCGCCTCACCGCCGAGCTCCCTGGCCTGTCCGATGATGATATCGATATCAGCGTCGCTGACGGTCTCCTGACGATAGCCGGCGAAAAGAAGGAGGAGACCGAACGCAAGGACAAGGGCTATGTATTCAGCGAACGGCGATATGGCTCCTTCCGGCGCCAGGTATCCTTGCCCAGCGACGTTGACCCGAACGCGATCACCGCTGCATTCAAGGATGGTGTCCTCACCGTCACACTGACCAAGGATGAAAATGCGCCAGCGCGGAGTCGGAAGATCGAAATCGGGCAGGCATAGCAGTTTGCCGGAGGCTTCGACGGGACCTCGGCACCACGCAGACCCGCAAGCCGACGTCATAACCCTTCTCGAGGGACGAGCCTTCGGCTCTGGAGAGCCCATGCGTCGGATCGACACGCATGCGGCGCGTCTATTCCTCGTCGGCGATCGCGCATGGAAGCTCAAGCGTGCCGTCCAGTTCGACTATCTGGATTTTTCAACCGCCGATAGACGCCGCGCCGCCCTGGAAGCGGAGCTACGGCTTAATCGCAGGACCGCGCCGGAACTCTACCTGGCGGTTCGCCCGGTATCCAAGAATTCGGCGGGCTGCCTGAACCTCGATGGCGACGGAGAACCTGTCGATTGGCTTCTGGAGATGCGCCGCTTTCCCGATGACGCCTTGCTCGATCATGTGGCAACCCAAGGTGGCCTGACCGATGTGCTGATCACGCAGCTCGCAGACCGGATCAAGGCATTTCATGATGGCGCCGAGACGTGCCTGTCCGGATCGGGGCGCAGCCGTTTGGAAGCCGTCATTGCCGGGAATGATCGAAGCATGGCTCGATTCCCCGACATTCTTCCCGCTCGGCTCGTGAGAGACCTGATCGACAGGCAAGTCGCCCTGCTGGCCCAGCACTCCGATCTGCTCGATTCACGTGCGCGAAGCGGGCGCGTGAGACATGGCCATGGCGATCTGCATCTGGGTAACATTGCCGTGATCGACGGGAGCCCCGTCCTGTTCGACTGCCTGGAATTCAGTCCCGAACTTGCGACCGGCGATGTCCTTTACGACCTTGCGTTCCTACTCATGGATTTATGGGGCCGCGGCCTTCATTGCGAAGCGAATGCCCTGTTCAATCGCTATCTGGACATTTCCCCTCAGGACGATGCCGGCGTGGCCCTTGTGCCGTTGTTTCTTTCGATCCGAGCCGGGATTCGCGCCCATACATCGGCCGCACAGGCGAGCGATGGTTCAGACGAAGCTCTGACCCAAAAGGCCAGCGCCTATCTGACGCTGGCGCGCGCAGTGCTCGAACCGGTGCCCGCGCGGCTCGTCGCCATTGGCGGGCTTTCCGGATCCGGCAAGTCCACAATAGCGAAACTGATCGGCCATTCCCTCGGCGAGGTTCCAGGCGCGCGTATTCTGAGATCCGATGTGCTGCGGAAGCGACTTGCCGGCGTGCCGCCAGAATCGCCGCTTCCCAAAGACGCATATACCCTGTCCGCGAACGCAGCGATTTACACAGAGCTGAGACGGCTGGCGGGACACATGCTTTACGCCGGGCATTCGGTGGTGGCCGACGCTGTCCATGCGAAGCCTGAAGAGCGCACGGAGATCCATCAGGTCGCACTGCGACGAGATGTGCGGTTCGATGGGATATGGCTCGACGCATCACCCGATATGCTGACGGCGAGGGTATCCGCCCGGACACATGACGCTTCCGACGCCAACGGCGCCGTTGTCGAATTGCAGACTCGCTATGATCTGGGTGAGATCGACTGGCACCGCGTCAACGCGGCGGATGACCGCAAGACGGTCGCAACGCAAGTCATGGACGTCCTGGATGTTCGCCATTTGTGACGGGGAATGATGCAGGCCGCGCATGTCGCCCCAGCCGAAGGGATTCTCCATCCGGTGAGGTCGCGATGCCGATCATTGTTCGGCGCGCGCGCAATCGATGCACAATGCTGCCTCCGGCCGTGCATCCAGCCGAGCCGGTGCAATCTGCGACCCACAACGAACGCATTCGCCATAGGTGCCCTTCGCAATTCGCTCCAGGGCACGATCGATCGAAGCGGCCTCCCGCACGATCAAGCTTGCCTCGGCTTCCAGACCCGCATCATCTTCGACTTCGACGGCCTGTTCCGATGAGTCCGCATTAAGGGGCTCAGCCAGATCCGCATTCACTCGCGTCAGCCGAGCGCGAAGTTCCGACAGTCGCTCTGTCAGGCGCTCTTCTATGGCGGCTGTGTCAGTCACGGAGATTCCTTCAGAACAGTAGGTACCGAAATCGGCTTGGGGTTCGGTGCAGATTTATAGCGCCTTCTTCAGACGCAGGTAAGCCGAACGAAGTTCATCAGCGAGCACCTGGAGCGCGGCCTTGATGTTACCGCCGCTCTCCTGAAGGCGAGCTTCTGCAACGAAATGGTGCCATTTGGTTTCGAGCTCGTCCCACTCCTCGCGAGCTTCCATCGCGCCCAGATGCACCTGGACCTTGGCTTCGTCCCGGAGCTTGGCAAGATCAGCCTTAAGTTCTTCAATGGTGCTCATCGGTCGCTCCCCGGCAACAAGGTGTTGAGAAGTGTTCCTGTAGCCGAGCCTGAAGCACTGGGCGCTACGTAAAGCACCGGATACACGTTGGCCCCGGTCCTGGATTGCTCTTCAGGCTCGCTGCGCAACCCGCACGACGACTATCCGCGTATGATCGTTCTCGGGGAACGGGATTCCGCGTGCGTCCCAGAGCGTCCCTTCAACCTCGATTACCGGTTCTTCGCTCTCCAGAGTATCATCCGTCTCGATCGTCACATGAATAGACCCACGGCCTCGCCGCAGGGTCAATTCGACGCTCTCCCAGTCCCTGGGCAAGACGGGGCGCACCTGAAGTTCGCCGCCCACGAGCCGAACGCCAAGAATCTCCTCTACCGCCAACCGCCATGTCCAGGCTGCGGCACCCGTGTACCAGGTCCAGCCACCTCGGCCGAGGTGGGGCTCCATGCCGGCAATGTCAGCCGCCACGACATAAGGCTCGGTTCGATAATGGGCGGCGCTGCGAGCCGTCGCGGCATGCTGAATAGGATTGATTCGGTCGAAGAGCGCCTTGGCCCCATCACCATCCCCCGTGCGCGCGAACGCGAGCGCGAGCCAGCTTGCCGCGTGGGTATACTGGCCTCCATTCTCGCGAATTCCCGGCGGATAGGCCTTGATATAACCCGGCTCACGCGGCGTGCGGTCAAAGGGCGGATCCAGCAGACGCACGAGACTGTCGTCATCCCGAACCAGATATCGTCTGGCCGAAGCGAGCGCCGATCGGGTACGCTCGACCTTGCCGGCACCCGACAATACGGACCACGACTGCGCGATGGAATCGATGCGGCATTCCTGTTCTTCCGACGCGCCCCATGGACGGCCGTCGTCGTCGAATGCGCGCAAATACCATTCGCCATCCCACCCCGACCGTTCCACCGCGGCCGCAAGCGTCTCTGCGCGGCCGTTCCAATGGTCGCGGAACTCGTTCCGGTCCGCATCCACACAATGACGCGTGAAATTTCGGATGGTCGCGATGAGAAACCAGGCGAGCCATATGCTTTCGCCATGCCCCCGGTTGCCCACGCGATCCATGCCGTCATTCCAGTCCCCTGCACCAATCAGCGGGAGGCCATGAGACCCGAGGCGGTAGGCGTGGGAAAGCGCGCGCTCGCAATGAACGAACAGGGATTGCGTGTAGTCACTCACCTCGAAACGCGCATAGCGATCGGTTTCTTCGGCCGTGAGCGGGGGCGCCCGCAGAAAAGGAACCAGCTCGCTCAGGATGGTTTTGTCTCCGGTCGCCTCAACATAATGAGCAACGGCGTACGGTAGCCAGACCAGATCGTCCGAGCAGCGCGTGCGGACGCCGCGATCCAATGGCGGATGCCACCAATGCAGCACGTCGCCTTCCTCGAACTGATGGGCAGCCGCGGCAAGGATATGCTGCCGTGTTGCATTCGGATCGGCATGGATCTGTGCCAGAACATCCTGCAGCTGGTCGCGAAAACCGAAAGCGCCGCTCGCCTGATAAAAGCCCGCGCGAGCGCGGATGCGGGCGCTGAGCGACTGGTGCGGCAGCCACCGGTTGACCATCAGGTCAAAGGCGGGATCGGGCGTCTTGACCTGCACCGCGTCCAGCCTGTCCTTCCAGAAACCGGCACACTCCCGCGCCGCGGTCTCGAAGGCCGATGGGTCCTGCCAGCGACGGACAAGGTCACGCGCGTGATCCAGGTCGTCGCCCTGCCCCAGCACAAAGCAAACTTCTGCGGTTCCTTCAGCCGGGATATCAAGATGGACCTGCAGGGCGGCGCAGCAGTCGTCACCGGCAGCATGCTGCCGGTGACCAAGATCCCAGTTCAGAAGTCCGAGGGGACTGGTGGGGTCGGCGTCATCGCCGTGAAAATCGTAGCGTGAGGTGGTGAGCGTGTGGACCGGAAGTGTCGAAGCAAGAAAGGAGATGCGGTCGGCAAATTCGTCGGTCCAGGGATTTTGGCCGAGAATCGCGTGCGAGATCGGATCATAGAATGAGCGGCGCAGGGGCGCCTGTTCTCCTTGCACAGCGCCCATCAGCCATTCGGCATAGTAGGTAGCCGTGATCCGGCGCGGACGCGGCAACTGATTACGCAAGCGAAGCCGGACAAGCTTCACGGTGTCGTGCGTCGGCACGATGACGGAGAGCTCCTGTTCAAGGCCTTCGCTATGCCGGTGCCAGGACGTACGGTCGGGGCCGTGATCGATGCGGCATGCCGTGTCTCCACCGGCCGGAAGCGGCGTCGGCGTCCAGAGCCGTGCGTTTTCCTCATCGCGCAGATAAAGGCGTTCGCCTTGAGGATCTTCGACAGGGTCGTTGAACCACGGCGTGAGACGGTTTTCACCACTGTTTATCGCCCAGGTGAAGCCCAGACCGCCCTCGGTCACGATCGTCCCGAAGCCGTCGTTGGCGAGGACGTTGGCCCAGGGCGCAGGGGTCGGCGCACCGGGTTCCAGATAGATAGTATAGTCGCCCGTATCCGGATCGAAGCCTCCCCACCCATTATCGAATTGCAGATCAGCCGGGCGCGGTACGGGCGCCGTCATGATTGTACCGGAGTTCGCCCCGACCGGCGCGAACAGCGGGCCCGGATGCGGCGGCTGGTCGTATCGCGCAAGCTGGTCGACTAGGCTGCCGCCGGCTTCGTCAAGGATGAGGCGGGCAACCTGATCGAGAAGCGCCGCCCGCTCGCCATCGGATGGACCGATGCCGACGAGGTGTATCCCGGCATGGGTGCCAAGGCGATCCTGTAGCCCGGCATCCTTCAGCACTTCCAGAAGACGCTCGCGGACGGGCTCGATATAGCCCGACGTTCCTTCATGCGTCACCACCAGGTCGATCGGCATACCACGCTGCCGCATGAGCTTGTGGAAGGAGAGAAGCTGTCGAAGCAGGTCCTGCTGCTCCGCGGTTCCGGAACGCAGCATCAAAATAGGATGGTCGCCCGATATCCCGAGCGCCCAAAGGTCCCCGCGCCGAAATGTGCGCGCGCCGGCCGATCCCGGCTCTGCCGCTCTGGTGAGAAGAGTGGACAGCAACGCCTGCGCCTGCGGCACGATGTGCGGCTGCAGGCCCAGCTTGTGCATCTCGCGCGCCGCCGCACTTGCCGTATCGCTCACAGCCCAGTCGAGTGACGGCAGGGTGGTAAAGCGCTCGGCAAGTTCGAGGGCCGATTGCCGGGATCCAGCCGCAATGGTGACGAAGGCGAATTCACGTCGCGCGCGCGGAGGCAGTTCCACCGTCATCCTGATCGCGCAGATCGGATCAAGCGTCCAGCCGAGCGGGCCACCAGGCAGTTCCCCGGTCAACAATGCGGGCCGCCTGGGGCACCCATATCGTCCGATGAAAGCGCTGCGATCGGCTTCGAGACCGAGCAGGGTAACGCCATCTTCATCCCCGATCACACGGGTCAGCAGGACGGGCGGACGTTCCGCCGAACTGCGCGGCCGCCGCGTGAAAAGCAGGCCGTCATTGCCAGGCAAGGCTTCCGCCCCCACGAACAGCTTGCTGAAGGCAGGGTGGCGCGCCGCGTCCTGGGCCGGAGCCAGAACGATCTGCGCGTAGCCCGTGACTTCGATGGTCCGGGGCTTATCGCTATCATTGACAAGAGCGACACGCCGGATCTCCAGGTCGTCGGCATTGGCGACATTGATCGTTGTCGTGACCGACAAGCCGTGGGCGCGCTGGTGGAACTCCACCTGATGCGCTTGGAAGATCACCTCCGGCGCGTCTTCGGGTCGAGAAAAGGGGCCGCCCGTTGCCGACCAGGTAACATCTGCATCCCGGTCGTGCAGATAGATCCAGAAACCTGCGTCCCCACGGGTCAGGGCATGCTGGTTCCAGCTCAGCCCACCTGCACCGTCTGTCCGAATGCGGCTCGAAAGCCGGCCATTGCCGAGAATCTGCCACGCGTGCTCCCCACGGCGCCGAGTGGGTGCCCAGCCGTAAAGGCCCGGAATCAGTTCGTCGGGTTCCGGCTGTGGCTCACGAACCTCAAGCCGCGCGATCTCGGGCGGCAGCTCCCATGGAATCCTTTCGTTAAGGAGCAGGTCGACGGTGCGGATATGAGGATCGGTGTGGAACCAGCGCACGAGCATGTCATCGCACAACGCGTTTCCGAGCGCGGCAAGGCTCATGCCATGATGATGAGCCATGTAGGAGCGCACGACGGCAAAGCGTTCACCGTCAGGCGCCCGCTCGGGCGTGAAGTCGACCGCTTCGAAAAATCCGTATCGGCCGATGAGGCCAAGATCCGCCAGAGTTTGAAGGTTGCGCGTCGCCAGCGCGGGCCGGATCGTCAGCGCCAGCGCCGTCGCATAGGGGCTGATAACCAGATCGCGCCCCAGACCTCGCTGGAGGCCGAGCGCAGGGACGCCGAATGCGTGATATCGGTAGACGCGGTCCTCGCCCATCGATGCGAAGGACGACTCCGAAATACCCCAAGGCATATCATGTGACCGCCCGAATGCGATCTGGATAGCAATCGCGGTCCGGTCACTCATTCCGAGCAGGGTTTGGGGATCGCTCTGCAGGAAGATGTTCGGCATCAGATATTCGAACATCGAGCCGTTCCACGATATCAACGCCAGGCCTGCGTGCTGCTTGGTGATGGGCC is a window of Sphingobium sp. MI1205 DNA encoding:
- a CDS encoding Hsp20/alpha crystallin family protein; translated protein: MNDQVPATTSKANPISPILDHPVDWLRTEIDRLFEDFGRPAASLFGVGNRSSIAPVPAVELVDEDKAYRLTAELPGLSDDDIDISVADGLLTIAGEKKEETERKDKGYVFSERRYGSFRRQVSLPSDVDPNAITAAFKDGVLTVTLTKDENAPARSRKIEIGQA
- a CDS encoding bifunctional aminoglycoside phosphotransferase/ATP-binding protein is translated as MRRIDTHAARLFLVGDRAWKLKRAVQFDYLDFSTADRRRAALEAELRLNRRTAPELYLAVRPVSKNSAGCLNLDGDGEPVDWLLEMRRFPDDALLDHVATQGGLTDVLITQLADRIKAFHDGAETCLSGSGRSRLEAVIAGNDRSMARFPDILPARLVRDLIDRQVALLAQHSDLLDSRARSGRVRHGHGDLHLGNIAVIDGSPVLFDCLEFSPELATGDVLYDLAFLLMDLWGRGLHCEANALFNRYLDISPQDDAGVALVPLFLSIRAGIRAHTSAAQASDGSDEALTQKASAYLTLARAVLEPVPARLVAIGGLSGSGKSTIAKLIGHSLGEVPGARILRSDVLRKRLAGVPPESPLPKDAYTLSANAAIYTELRRLAGHMLYAGHSVVADAVHAKPEERTEIHQVALRRDVRFDGIWLDASPDMLTARVSARTHDASDANGAVVELQTRYDLGEIDWHRVNAADDRKTVATQVMDVLDVRHL
- a CDS encoding TraR/DksA family transcriptional regulator — its product is MTDTAAIEERLTERLSELRARLTRVNADLAEPLNADSSEQAVEVEDDAGLEAEASLIVREAASIDRALERIAKGTYGECVRCGSQIAPARLDARPEAALCIDCARAEQ
- a CDS encoding GH36-type glycosyl hydrolase domain-containing protein; the encoded protein is MADYEERDPLAGAAEEVADRHRLTGLLGKSVPLPAWAHLEEMKTWLRQARQAAAKADKRAGAAAEWLLDNDYQIQRAILQIREDLPGEFYAKLPAISGDGLGRPRVHQLAHALLQASHLQVSLNGAVLFVEQYQKKMPLSIAETWAFPTMLRIVCLELLIGGFSHLFPEVEPPFEIVETPDTAMVGFDDTECVARAIANLGVIATIQWNDFFDRTSQVEAILRRDPAGVYPHMDFDTRDRYRHAVEQLADQSGLPEWDVAERALRQCYSSDEAPSGHVGFWLIDIGRPAFADAIDPRPWTPGSILRRALRYPGLLYAAALLLAGLAGFALPAAYLVSTGATAGSWLLGIALTLLPASILSITFVNWLVTHIVRPNVLPKLDFKDGIPESSATAVVMPVLVARLSDIAPLLRRLEAHRLSNPDAALEFVLLSDFADASQESVSVDADIVRALTSGIEELNARFANAKGHGPFHLLHRPRRFNAAQGCWMGWERKRGKLEQFNAFILNGDASPFNVTVGSIERLRRCRFVMTADADTRLSAGIVRRLVGTLSHPLNRAHFNAATGAVERGYTVLQPRVELAPEATGQSLFSRLYGGDTTIDIYSRAVSDVYQDLLGTGVYVGKGLYDVAAFHRSLEGRVPENTLLSHDLFEGLHGRAALVSDAIVYESFPTSYLDFTWRWHRWVRGDWQILPWLFPFVPGGDGRWLRNRLGWFDRLKIFDNLRRSIIPASIVALLVGGWFLLHGQPWVWTLLAVIAPGAYLFTDLVTGLAQGRRRGVMQNLLRRLADHAGRWFLAIVFLVSDAMIALHAIAITLWRLHSGQRKLEWTSAAHMATRNAARHPRLAAWRDMAASPVFALIIGAGLFLAAPASLPVAAPLLLLWFIAPEIAIRISRPIEPAKDTLSENDRKFLRLMARRTWLFFETFVRPEDNWLPPDNYQEPPDEEIAHRTSPTNIGMMMVSVLTAWRLGHIGLNEVATRLHNTLDTLDRLDRYRGHILNWYETRTLAALEPRYVSTVDSGNLAVSLITVARALQEARSLPPVATDLWRGFDDNIELLAEAIATIDLEAASAAGSILEAMRETARRIEEGRQDWAERIDDLLSIDLPRLREQITLMAESVGEDEIASLRNVQAWLERLEHHLSGMRRDLRLFSPWWETLAAHPAECSNVAAKVADLLANDRLPSTHAGAAAAIGVLNAARDQLPAESRQWAHDLQAAIEEGQAARQALHDRLDDLSSRANAAAHAMDFSFLFDAGSRLFHIGYNVSADRIDPHHYDLLASEARLASFFAIAKGDIEPLHWFHLGRPITKQHAGLALISWNGSMFEYLMPNIFLQSDPQTLLGMSDRTAIAIQIAFGRSHDMPWGISESSFASMGEDRVYRYHAFGVPALGLQRGLGRDLVISPYATALALTIRPALATRNLQTLADLGLIGRYGFFEAVDFTPERAPDGERFAVVRSYMAHHHGMSLAALGNALCDDMLVRWFHTDPHIRTVDLLLNERIPWELPPEIARLEVREPQPEPDELIPGLYGWAPTRRRGEHAWQILGNGRLSSRIRTDGAGGLSWNQHALTRGDAGFWIYLHDRDADVTWSATGGPFSRPEDAPEVIFQAHQVEFHQRAHGLSVTTTINVANADDLEIRRVALVNDSDKPRTIEVTGYAQIVLAPAQDAARHPAFSKLFVGAEALPGNDGLLFTRRPRSSAERPPVLLTRVIGDEDGVTLLGLEADRSAFIGRYGCPRRPALLTGELPGGPLGWTLDPICAIRMTVELPPRARREFAFVTIAAGSRQSALELAERFTTLPSLDWAVSDTASAAAREMHKLGLQPHIVPQAQALLSTLLTRAAEPGSAGARTFRRGDLWALGISGDHPILMLRSGTAEQQDLLRQLLSFHKLMRQRGMPIDLVVTHEGTSGYIEPVRERLLEVLKDAGLQDRLGTHAGIHLVGIGPSDGERAALLDQVARLILDEAGGSLVDQLARYDQPPHPGPLFAPVGANSGTIMTAPVPRPADLQFDNGWGGFDPDTGDYTIYLEPGAPTPAPWANVLANDGFGTIVTEGGLGFTWAINSGENRLTPWFNDPVEDPQGERLYLRDEENARLWTPTPLPAGGDTACRIDHGPDRTSWHRHSEGLEQELSVIVPTHDTVKLVRLRLRNQLPRPRRITATYYAEWLMGAVQGEQAPLRRSFYDPISHAILGQNPWTDEFADRISFLASTLPVHTLTTSRYDFHGDDADPTSPLGLLNWDLGHRQHAAGDDCCAALQVHLDIPAEGTAEVCFVLGQGDDLDHARDLVRRWQDPSAFETAARECAGFWKDRLDAVQVKTPDPAFDLMVNRWLPHQSLSARIRARAGFYQASGAFGFRDQLQDVLAQIHADPNATRQHILAAAAHQFEEGDVLHWWHPPLDRGVRTRCSDDLVWLPYAVAHYVEATGDKTILSELVPFLRAPPLTAEETDRYARFEVSDYTQSLFVHCERALSHAYRLGSHGLPLIGAGDWNDGMDRVGNRGHGESIWLAWFLIATIRNFTRHCVDADRNEFRDHWNGRAETLAAAVERSGWDGEWYLRAFDDDGRPWGASEEQECRIDSIAQSWSVLSGAGKVERTRSALASARRYLVRDDDSLVRLLDPPFDRTPREPGYIKAYPPGIRENGGQYTHAASWLALAFARTGDGDGAKALFDRINPIQHAATARSAAHYRTEPYVVAADIAGMEPHLGRGGWTWYTGAAAWTWRLAVEEILGVRLVGGELQVRPVLPRDWESVELTLRRGRGSIHVTIETDDTLESEEPVIEVEGTLWDARGIPFPENDHTRIVVVRVAQRA